Proteins encoded together in one SAR324 cluster bacterium window:
- a CDS encoding M18 family aminopeptidase has translation MSTVSNLLQFLNLSPTPFHAVQSIKHQLIDSGFLELRESQLWETEQGGKYYVTRGETSIVAWIQGESLPDHGAHIVGAHTDSPNLRLKPHPNIIRSGYRQLGVEVYGGVLLGTWTDRDLSLAGRIFVESENGLKTYPLLCRQPLARIPQLAIHLNREVNDKGLQLNKQKHLPPILTKSQNWETEDALKFWLAEELDLDVSKIRSWDLSLYDTQSAQCWGPDLEFIASARLDNLFCCFTGLQALCHSNSTMPWAQVLVCYDHEEIGSQTTEGAQSSFLEFVIRRLAEQTGSPQAYERAVANSILVSADMAHAVHPNYAEQHDPNHFPQMNEGPVIKRNSQGRYATSARTEAWFEQICYQCDVPVQKFVMRTDLACGSTIGPITAARLGVETVDVGAAMLAMHSIRETCGSLDTDYLIKAFQAIYQEHLPILN, from the coding sequence ATGTCAACCGTTTCGAACTTGCTCCAATTTTTGAATTTGTCTCCGACGCCTTTCCATGCAGTTCAGTCAATCAAGCATCAACTCATAGACAGTGGCTTCCTTGAGTTGCGAGAAAGCCAGCTTTGGGAGACGGAGCAGGGTGGAAAATACTACGTCACTCGGGGTGAAACAAGTATTGTTGCTTGGATTCAGGGAGAATCTCTCCCAGATCATGGAGCCCATATTGTTGGAGCCCATACCGATAGCCCCAATCTACGGCTCAAGCCCCATCCAAATATTATCCGTAGTGGCTACCGTCAACTGGGAGTAGAGGTATATGGTGGAGTTTTGTTAGGGACTTGGACTGACAGAGATTTGTCTTTGGCAGGAAGGATCTTCGTTGAGTCTGAAAATGGGCTGAAGACTTATCCTCTTCTCTGTAGGCAACCACTGGCCAGAATTCCACAGCTGGCGATTCATCTGAATCGTGAGGTAAATGATAAAGGCCTACAACTGAATAAGCAAAAACACCTGCCACCCATTTTGACTAAGAGTCAAAACTGGGAAACTGAAGATGCCCTGAAGTTCTGGCTTGCAGAGGAATTGGATTTGGATGTGAGCAAGATCCGTAGTTGGGATTTAAGTCTTTATGACACACAATCCGCTCAGTGCTGGGGGCCAGATCTGGAATTCATTGCCTCAGCACGTCTGGACAACTTGTTCTGTTGCTTCACAGGGTTGCAGGCACTTTGTCACTCCAACTCTACGATGCCATGGGCTCAGGTTTTGGTTTGTTACGATCACGAAGAAATTGGTAGTCAAACAACGGAGGGTGCTCAATCCTCTTTTCTGGAATTTGTTATCAGAAGACTGGCGGAGCAGACTGGATCTCCACAGGCCTACGAACGTGCAGTAGCCAATTCAATCCTTGTATCGGCAGACATGGCGCACGCTGTTCATCCTAATTACGCAGAACAGCACGATCCAAATCACTTTCCTCAAATGAATGAAGGACCAGTCATCAAACGGAATTCTCAAGGCCGTTACGCTACCTCGGCAAGGACAGAAGCTTGGTTCGAACAAATCTGTTATCAGTGTGATGTCCCTGTTCAAAAATTTGTGATGCGCACCGATCTGGCCTGTGGTTCCACGATTGGTCCGATCACCGCAGCACGTCTTGGGGTAGAAACAGTTGATGTGGGTGCTGCGATGCTTGCCATGCACTCAATCAGAGAGACTTGTGGTTCTCTTGACACAGATTACCTAATCAAAGCCTTCCAAGCCATCTATCAAGAACACCTTCCGATTTTAAACTGA
- a CDS encoding sodium:calcium antiporter — translation MNFNLVQPLRFFFGGGIYHHVANLTVVIMALAILYLVGLKIWPVSFLLWVSLIVFASIAIWRAGDFFQPAADYVQEKHKLPESIKAAVIDAIASSFPEFCVAIIAVILLGRAEVGISSIVGSALYNVLIIPAAAGLVAKGPMKIGKEVVWRDSLMYFGVVILLLVALLAFPNAWGFGVAALFILAYLGYIFWLNIDYRKHKRNLAEEDNNVSVPAETEASVEEEEESELEIRDEPHAWKWILGMMLVMGLASHILVEASIQLGDLLGIDAVIMGFIVIAAGTSVPDTVLSVLSAKRGNYDAAISNVFGSNIFDICICLSVPILLALVLTGSVTPVNLPQIELVYMLVGATALAIYLFWSDNYTLTKTKSTIMFGIYLLIILVAMAL, via the coding sequence ATGAATTTTAACCTTGTCCAGCCCCTGCGCTTTTTCTTTGGTGGGGGAATTTACCACCATGTTGCAAACCTAACGGTGGTGATCATGGCCTTGGCTATCCTGTATCTGGTGGGGCTTAAAATTTGGCCAGTATCGTTTCTTTTGTGGGTGAGTCTAATTGTTTTCGCTTCTATTGCTATTTGGCGAGCGGGAGATTTTTTTCAGCCAGCGGCAGACTACGTTCAGGAGAAGCACAAACTCCCTGAATCTATTAAAGCTGCAGTGATTGATGCTATTGCGAGTTCATTCCCAGAATTTTGTGTTGCTATAATTGCTGTGATTTTATTGGGGCGAGCGGAAGTAGGTATTTCATCAATTGTAGGTTCTGCACTTTACAATGTCTTAATCATTCCAGCTGCTGCAGGCCTAGTTGCAAAAGGGCCAATGAAAATTGGTAAGGAGGTGGTGTGGAGAGACAGTTTAATGTATTTTGGCGTGGTCATTTTATTGCTCGTAGCTCTTTTGGCATTCCCAAATGCTTGGGGTTTTGGTGTTGCTGCATTATTTATCCTCGCTTACTTGGGCTATATTTTTTGGTTAAACATTGATTATCGCAAACACAAAAGAAATTTGGCTGAAGAGGACAATAATGTGAGTGTTCCAGCAGAAACTGAGGCTAGTGTTGAAGAGGAAGAAGAATCTGAACTGGAAATTCGGGACGAACCTCACGCATGGAAGTGGATTTTAGGAATGATGCTGGTAATGGGCTTAGCCTCGCACATATTGGTTGAGGCCTCCATCCAGCTTGGTGATCTTCTTGGTATTGATGCCGTGATCATGGGCTTCATTGTGATCGCAGCCGGGACTTCGGTGCCAGATACGGTACTTTCTGTTCTGAGCGCGAAAAGGGGTAATTACGATGCTGCAATATCCAATGTTTTCGGAAGCAATATTTTTGATATTTGTATTTGCCTAAGTGTCCCAATCCTACTTGCTTTGGTGTTGACCGGGTCCGTTACTCCAGTGAATTTACCGCAGATCGAATTAGTGTATATGCTGGTCGGGGCTACTGCGTTGGCAATCTATCTCTTCTGGAGTGATAACTACACACTTACCAAGACAAAATCCACAATCATGTTTGGTATCTACTTACTGATTATTTTAGTCGCAATGGCCCTGTAA